In a single window of the Pseudopipra pipra isolate bDixPip1 chromosome Z, bDixPip1.hap1, whole genome shotgun sequence genome:
- the HSPB3 gene encoding heat shock protein beta-3: MAEAVIRHWVETPVRYQEQFADQELETHKLNHLLYALPGPATAALSNQRCTTESTTGAGESGQEEENTRFQVLLDVVQFRPEDIIIQTFEGWLLIKAQHGPRMDEHGFISRSFTRQYKLPDGVENKDLSALFCHDGILVVEMKNSVGKN, encoded by the coding sequence ATGGCAGAAGCTGTTATAAGACACTGGGTGGAAACTCCTGTACGCTACCAGGAGCAGTTTGCTGACCAAGAGCTGGAAACACACAAACTGAACCACCTTTTATATGCTTTGCCAGGCCCTGctacagcagcactgagcaaCCAAAGATGCACCACAGAAAGCACGACTGGGGCAGGGGAGAgtggccaggaggaggaaaacacacGGTTCCAGGTCTTGCTGGATGTTGTGCAGTTCCGTCCCGAAGATATCATTATCCAGACTTTTGAAGGCTGGCTCCTGATTAAAGCTCAACACGGACCCAGGATGGATGAACACGGTTTCATATCCAGAAGCTTTACCAGACAGTACAAATTACCTGACGGGGTGGAGAACAAGGACTTGTCTGCACTTTTCTGCCATGATGGCATTTTGGTTGTTGAAATGAAGAACTCGGTGGGAAAGAATTAG